A single region of the Anaerococcus urinomassiliensis genome encodes:
- the infC gene encoding translation initiation factor IF-3: MQLYIGGITIKDLRINDEIRADQVRLIDENGNQVGITSLSDALERADERRLDLVLMSPNAKPPVTRIMDYGKFKYDQEKKEKENRKNQKNAQLKETRFSLNIEDNDLQTKANQSIKFLNNGDKVKVSIRFRGRELGRKEPGYELMDKFTQMLGDAGVVYKKPKMEGRSLVMFLEPNTNKE; encoded by the coding sequence ATGCAATTATACATTGGAGGTATAACTATAAAAGATTTAAGAATAAATGATGAAATTAGAGCTGACCAAGTAAGATTAATAGATGAAAATGGTAACCAAGTTGGTATTACATCTCTTAGTGATGCCCTAGAGCGTGCTGATGAGAGAAGACTTGACCTTGTACTAATGAGTCCAAATGCTAAACCACCAGTTACTAGAATCATGGACTATGGTAAGTTCAAATACGATCAAGAGAAAAAAGAAAAAGAAAATAGAAAAAATCAAAAAAATGCTCAACTAAAAGAGACTAGATTTTCTTTAAATATTGAAGATAACGACTTGCAAACAAAGGCAAATCAATCTATCAAATTCTTAAACAACGGGGATAAAGTAAAAGTTTCTATTAGATTTAGAGGCCGTGAACTAGGACGTAAAGAGCCTGGCTATGAGCTGATGGACAAATTTACCCAAATGCTTGGAGATGCCGGTGTGGTTTACAAAAAGCCAAAAATGGAAGGTAGATCTCTAGTAATGTTTTTAGAACCAAATACAAATAAGGAGTAA
- a CDS encoding DegV family protein, with translation MEKLAIITDSTADLSEAYISENNIYVANLYVILDDKIYEDRKEIKADDFTAINESDRDYTAKTSATSPGDFSKLFAKIKEDGYDSAIYIGITSKMSATLTNSNLAEKNGLKVHIIDSGSVSLMEGIIINYAVDLVKKGLSAEDIVEKLNASIGKQYGYCYFDTLKYLKAGGRIGKVAKKVSTIFNVKPLLGLDGKGDFELVKLKLTREKAYKLIEEKIREDIGDTENYYLFYVSGKDDYVIDELRDRLADIEEKAINIHQGRFGSVVSAHAGSKTFALGYLVINE, from the coding sequence ATGGAAAAATTAGCAATTATAACAGACTCGACCGCTGATCTATCAGAGGCTTATATAAGTGAAAACAACATATATGTAGCTAACTTGTATGTTATATTAGATGATAAAATATATGAGGATAGAAAAGAGATAAAGGCTGATGACTTTACAGCAATCAACGAATCCGACAGAGACTACACAGCAAAAACATCAGCTACTTCTCCTGGTGATTTTAGCAAACTTTTTGCCAAAATTAAGGAAGATGGTTACGATAGCGCTATATATATTGGCATAACTTCAAAAATGTCAGCGACACTAACAAATTCCAATCTTGCGGAGAAAAACGGTCTAAAAGTTCATATAATAGACAGTGGTAGTGTATCTTTAATGGAAGGAATCATTATAAACTATGCAGTTGATTTAGTTAAAAAAGGCTTAAGTGCAGAAGATATAGTAGAAAAATTAAATGCTAGCATAGGCAAGCAATACGGATATTGCTATTTTGATACACTAAAATATCTCAAAGCAGGTGGAAGAATCGGCAAGGTTGCTAAAAAAGTATCGACTATATTTAATGTAAAACCCCTATTGGGACTAGATGGCAAGGGAGATTTTGAACTAGTTAAGCTAAAACTTACCAGGGAAAAGGCCTACAAATTAATAGAAGAAAAAATTAGAGAAGACATTGGAGATACTGAAAATTATTATCTATTTTATGTATCTGGCAAGGATGATTATGTCATAGATGAACTTAGAGATAGGCTGGCAGATATAGAAGAAAAGGCTATAAACATACACCAGGGAAGGTTTGGATCGGTTGTATCAGCCCATGCTGGTAGCAAGACATTTGCTTTAGGCTATCTAGTAATTAATGAGTAA
- a CDS encoding DegV family protein, with translation MEKIAVLVDTAADIDIETARELGIYLLPLYVNLDNKYYKDRIEISPDEFYAWMEKNDTMPKTSTASPGDLTEIYEKIKSDGYNKLIAISLSSHFSSTNNLMQMFDVDGLETYVFDSRNLTMTEGFFAIYAKELIDQGLTFEEIIDKLNQKRNDSNVFFTLETFKYLVEGGRVPRTFGKIGDALSVKPIITVNPEEGVFKLTKVARGEKRVLRELKKIGESLVADVKDYYLFYGHGGCEQALSKIEESLSDVIANAKKVYKVQISPTLGANTGPGLFGFGIFTLD, from the coding sequence ATGGAAAAAATAGCAGTACTAGTTGACACTGCAGCAGATATAGATATCGAAACGGCTCGAGAACTTGGCATATACCTTCTGCCTTTGTATGTTAACTTAGATAACAAGTATTATAAAGATAGGATAGAGATTTCTCCAGATGAATTTTATGCTTGGATGGAAAAAAACGACACTATGCCAAAGACATCCACTGCATCGCCAGGAGATCTTACTGAGATTTATGAAAAAATCAAAAGCGATGGCTATAACAAACTAATAGCCATAAGCCTAAGCAGTCATTTCTCAAGTACCAACAATCTAATGCAGATGTTTGATGTAGATGGACTAGAAACATATGTATTTGATAGCAGAAATCTTACTATGACCGAAGGATTTTTTGCCATCTACGCAAAGGAATTGATAGATCAAGGCTTAACCTTTGAAGAAATTATAGATAAGCTAAATCAAAAGAGGAACGATTCTAACGTATTCTTTACCTTGGAAACCTTCAAATACTTGGTAGAAGGAGGTAGAGTCCCAAGAACCTTTGGCAAAATTGGGGATGCCCTTTCTGTAAAACCAATCATAACTGTAAACCCAGAAGAAGGAGTTTTCAAGCTAACGAAAGTTGCTAGAGGAGAGAAGAGAGTACTAAGAGAGCTTAAGAAAATTGGTGAAAGTTTAGTAGCCGATGTCAAAGATTATTACTTATTCTACGGACATGGTGGCTGTGAACAAGCTCTATCAAAAATAGAAGAAAGTTTATCAGATGTAATAGCTAACGCAAAGAAAGTTTATAAGGTACAAATATCACCAACACTTGGGGCAAACACTGGTCCAGGCTTGTTTGGATTTGGGATATTTACCCTAGACTAA
- a CDS encoding MBL fold metallo-hydrolase yields MENIITYVYHSCYSVETKDLFIVFDYYKGKLNIPEDKEVIFVSTHGHSDHYTSEILKLPNMENMTYILSSDIGELPSDENIVFIKDNKLSMDHLKTLYKACNVHFVEENMTYQIKLASGKIIDVKTFGSTDLGVSILMDVDGVNIFHGGDLNFWAWPSNDDSTMRKEYDDFMAEVNKIKNEEIDICFFALDNRLEENYYKGADIFIREVRPKVFFPMHFGSSEQVSKKFKEDYKYDFTDVREIREENQIEMIYR; encoded by the coding sequence ATGGAAAATATTATTACCTATGTTTATCACTCTTGCTACAGTGTGGAAACTAAAGATTTATTTATTGTTTTTGATTATTATAAGGGAAAATTAAATATTCCTGAAGACAAGGAAGTTATTTTTGTATCTACTCATGGCCATAGTGACCACTACACATCAGAGATTTTGAAACTGCCAAATATGGAAAATATGACCTACATCCTATCTAGCGATATAGGAGAGCTTCCAAGCGATGAAAATATAGTCTTTATCAAAGATAACAAACTATCTATGGACCATCTAAAGACTTTGTATAAGGCTTGTAATGTTCATTTTGTAGAAGAAAATATGACATACCAAATCAAACTAGCTTCCGGTAAAATAATTGATGTCAAAACTTTTGGGTCTACAGATCTAGGCGTATCAATATTGATGGATGTTGATGGAGTGAATATTTTCCATGGTGGAGATCTAAACTTTTGGGCTTGGCCTAGTAATGATGATTCTACCATGAGAAAAGAATACGATGACTTTATGGCAGAAGTTAATAAGATAAAAAACGAAGAGATAGATATTTGCTTTTTTGCCCTAGATAATAGGCTGGAAGAGAACTACTATAAGGGAGCTGATATTTTTATTAGGGAAGTTAGACCAAAAGTTTTCTTTCCTATGCATTTTGGATCTAGTGAGCAAGTATCAAAAAAATTTAAAGAAGATTATAAATACGACTTTACTGATGTGAGAGAGATAAGAGAAGAAAATCAAATAGAGATGATTTATAGATGA
- a CDS encoding aminoacyl-tRNA deacylase — MKKEIKTNAMRILDNLNIEYDHQDYGLEGDFVSSVDLSEKTNQDIHYIYKTLATVSNTKDIYIFVIPGEENIDFKKAAKCLEVKKLEMLPLKELKSKIGYERGATTSLAMKKDYPVVIDQSAKNLPYIKISAGKVGHGLKLKAEDLAKANSAKFFDVIQ, encoded by the coding sequence ATGAAAAAAGAAATAAAAACAAATGCAATGAGAATATTAGACAACTTAAATATCGAATACGACCACCAAGACTATGGTTTGGAAGGAGATTTTGTCTCATCGGTAGACCTTTCAGAAAAGACCAACCAGGACATACACTACATATACAAAACCTTGGCAACTGTATCAAACACTAAGGACATATATATCTTTGTCATACCTGGGGAAGAAAATATAGATTTCAAAAAAGCTGCCAAGTGCCTAGAAGTCAAAAAATTGGAAATGCTGCCATTAAAAGAATTAAAATCCAAAATAGGCTATGAACGAGGTGCGACAACCTCCCTCGCCATGAAAAAAGACTATCCAGTAGTCATAGATCAAAGCGCCAAAAACCTGCCATATATAAAGATTTCGGCAGGAAAAGTTGGCCATGGACTCAAACTAAAGGCAGAAGACTTAGCGAAAGCAAATAGCGCAAAGTTTTTTGATGTAATCCAATAA
- a CDS encoding acetyl-CoA hydrolase/transferase family protein, with amino-acid sequence MTYQEKYQEKLITVDQAVDLVKDDMNIDYGWSISTSRYFDAALAKRLGEFNNIHLRGGCELTEPAVFAADPENEHFTYTCYHGLGAMRNVLKTGQAFYAPMKYSELPSYFERGYLTTDIYVMQVTPMDKDGYFNFGLSGSYTRAGFETADVVILEINENMPRVSGGSDANIHIDEVDYIIEGDNPELKGIPNMGYGELEEKVAELVVPEIVDGATIQIGVGNLPNAIVSLLAKSDVRDLGCHTELFVDGFLDLIKAGKVTGMRKKLDRGNHVFTFALGSHELYDYMENNPQCLVRSVDYVNSPSVIKQFDNFVSINGAIQIDLQGEVSSESIGYRHISGSGGALDFMLGAYESKGGKSFVTLLSAREGSDGKLVSNIVPNFAPGTMVTGTRANTHYIVTEQGIVNLKGKSVWQRTEDLISIAHPQFRDELIKEAERMKIWRKSNK; translated from the coding sequence ATGACTTATCAAGAAAAATACCAGGAAAAATTAATCACAGTAGATCAGGCAGTAGACTTAGTCAAAGATGATATGAACATAGACTATGGTTGGTCTATATCAACATCTAGATACTTTGATGCTGCCTTGGCAAAAAGATTGGGTGAATTTAACAATATTCACCTACGTGGAGGTTGTGAACTAACAGAACCTGCAGTATTTGCCGCAGATCCAGAGAACGAACACTTTACCTATACTTGCTACCACGGTTTGGGAGCTATGAGAAATGTATTAAAAACTGGTCAAGCTTTCTATGCACCAATGAAATATTCTGAGCTGCCATCATATTTTGAAAGAGGATATTTGACAACAGATATCTATGTAATGCAAGTAACTCCAATGGATAAAGATGGATACTTCAACTTTGGTCTATCAGGATCATACACCAGAGCAGGCTTTGAAACAGCTGATGTAGTAATACTTGAAATCAATGAAAATATGCCTAGAGTTTCTGGTGGATCTGATGCTAATATCCACATAGATGAGGTTGACTATATCATCGAAGGAGACAACCCAGAGCTTAAAGGCATACCAAATATGGGCTATGGCGAACTTGAAGAAAAGGTAGCAGAGCTAGTAGTACCAGAAATAGTAGACGGCGCTACCATTCAAATCGGAGTTGGTAACTTGCCAAATGCCATAGTTTCACTATTGGCCAAATCTGATGTAAGAGACTTAGGTTGCCATACCGAACTATTTGTAGACGGATTCCTTGATTTGATCAAAGCTGGCAAGGTAACTGGTATGAGAAAGAAACTAGACAGGGGTAACCACGTATTTACCTTTGCCCTAGGAAGCCACGAACTTTACGATTATATGGAAAACAACCCACAATGCCTTGTAAGAAGCGTTGACTATGTAAATAGCCCATCAGTCATCAAACAATTTGACAACTTTGTAAGTATCAACGGAGCAATTCAAATTGACTTGCAAGGTGAGGTATCTTCCGAATCAATAGGATATAGACACATATCTGGATCTGGTGGGGCCCTAGACTTTATGCTAGGAGCTTATGAATCCAAGGGTGGTAAGTCCTTTGTAACCTTGCTATCAGCAAGAGAAGGTTCAGATGGCAAATTAGTATCAAACATAGTTCCAAACTTTGCACCAGGAACCATGGTAACAGGCACACGTGCCAACACTCACTACATTGTAACAGAGCAAGGCATAGTAAACCTAAAGGGCAAATCTGTATGGCAAAGAACAGAAGATTTAATATCAATAGCTCACCCTCAATTTAGAGACGAATTAATCAAAGAAGCAGAAAGAATGAAAATTTGGAGAAAATCTAATAAATAA
- a CDS encoding acyl-CoA dehydrogenase family protein has protein sequence MINMDYLLTEEQKAFRYEVREFVEKKIKPNAFDWDVNDVFPLEVIKEMGEKGWLGLPWPKEYGGMGKSFLEYAILVEEISRVDAGVGVFMSVHSSAATSPIYDWGTEEQKKYWIPQLASGEKLGAFVLTESDAGSDAGGLQTSAVLDGDEFVINGEKIYITNAPYADIYIVFALTTPGIGTKGITAFIVEKGTPGFEIPDTYSKMGLHSSSTGRLTFNNVRIPKENQLGPEGKGFNIAMTTLNGGRIGIGSQSLGIAQGALEEAINHIKSRYQFGKPLAAIQDIQFKIADMGTRVNAARHMVYTAAKMKDEKLDFLEAAAMAKLFASETAGYITDQALQMHGGSGYISGIPIERMYRDTRVNRIYEGASEVQKIVISRSMIGKLGGDSKDKKDTKKAKRKITGERKNVIINEGSPEEKVDKLIEAIGAENLKAEKVDINGPISDAKNVVAFGMGLEKEEDMELINELAGETGSIVSGSRPIAESRKWIGIDRYIGLSGQNFPGQRYIGVGISGQVQHLLGLKETDEIIVINNNPNAPFFAEADYGIVGDYKEILPVLIEKLRG, from the coding sequence ATGATTAATATGGATTACTTGCTAACAGAAGAGCAAAAAGCCTTTAGATATGAAGTTAGAGAATTTGTAGAAAAGAAGATTAAACCAAATGCTTTTGATTGGGATGTAAACGATGTCTTCCCACTAGAAGTTATCAAGGAAATGGGCGAAAAAGGTTGGCTAGGCTTGCCTTGGCCAAAAGAATACGGTGGCATGGGCAAAAGCTTTCTAGAATATGCTATCCTTGTTGAAGAGATTTCTAGGGTTGATGCAGGTGTCGGCGTATTTATGTCAGTTCACTCATCAGCAGCAACAAGCCCAATATATGATTGGGGCACAGAAGAACAAAAGAAATACTGGATCCCACAACTTGCTAGTGGAGAAAAACTAGGAGCCTTTGTTTTGACAGAATCTGATGCAGGATCTGATGCTGGTGGTCTACAAACAAGTGCAGTATTAGATGGCGATGAATTTGTCATCAATGGTGAAAAGATATATATTACAAACGCACCATATGCAGATATTTATATAGTATTTGCCCTAACAACACCAGGTATTGGAACCAAAGGCATCACAGCATTTATAGTAGAAAAAGGCACTCCAGGTTTTGAGATTCCAGATACCTACAGTAAAATGGGATTACACTCATCTTCAACAGGAAGATTGACCTTTAACAATGTAAGAATTCCAAAAGAAAATCAACTAGGTCCTGAAGGAAAAGGATTTAATATAGCTATGACCACCTTAAATGGAGGTAGAATCGGTATAGGTTCTCAATCCCTAGGTATAGCTCAAGGAGCTCTTGAAGAAGCCATTAACCACATCAAATCAAGATACCAATTTGGCAAACCTCTAGCAGCAATCCAAGATATCCAATTCAAAATTGCAGATATGGGAACAAGAGTAAACGCAGCAAGACATATGGTATACACAGCTGCAAAGATGAAAGATGAAAAGCTTGACTTCCTAGAAGCAGCAGCTATGGCAAAACTATTTGCATCTGAGACAGCAGGATATATCACAGACCAAGCATTGCAAATGCACGGTGGTTCTGGATACATCAGTGGTATTCCAATAGAAAGAATGTACAGAGATACCAGAGTAAACAGAATCTACGAAGGTGCATCAGAAGTACAAAAAATAGTAATCTCTAGATCCATGATAGGTAAACTTGGAGGAGATTCTAAGGACAAAAAAGATACAAAGAAAGCCAAGAGAAAAATAACTGGTGAGCGTAAAAACGTTATTATAAACGAAGGTTCTCCAGAAGAAAAAGTAGATAAACTTATAGAAGCAATAGGAGCCGAAAATCTAAAGGCAGAAAAAGTTGATATCAATGGACCAATAAGCGATGCTAAAAATGTTGTAGCCTTTGGTATGGGTTTGGAAAAAGAAGAAGATATGGAACTTATAAACGAGCTTGCGGGCGAGACAGGTTCTATAGTAAGTGGTTCTAGACCAATAGCAGAAAGCAGAAAATGGATTGGCATAGATAGATATATAGGACTTTCTGGCCAAAACTTCCCAGGACAAAGATACATCGGAGTGGGTATTTCTGGTCAAGTTCAACACTTGTTGGGCCTAAAGGAAACTGACGAGATCATAGTAATAAACAACAATCCAAACGCACCATTCTTTGCAGAAGCAGACTATGGTATAGTGGGCGATTACAAGGAAATTCTTCCAGTATTAATAGAAAAATTAAGGGGTTAG
- a CDS encoding 3-hydroxyacyl-CoA dehydrogenase family protein translates to MDVKKVLVVGAGQMGGGIAQVFAQSGFEVLLYDSFEGAVEKRIDFITSILDKDVKKEKKTQEERNKALANIKECKDLSEASDVDVVVEAIIENLDTKGELYKNLGEIVSDDCIMASNTSSLPITELASRYKNPEKFIGMHFMNPVPVMKLVEIIRGLQTSDETYQVIHDLSEAIGKVPVVCNDVPGFISNRVLQVYINEAISCLNEGVASAENIDTIMKLATNNPMGPLELADFIGLDTVKYILDVLYEGYGDPKYAPNPLLKNYVRAGWLGKKTGKGFYDYENK, encoded by the coding sequence ATGGACGTTAAAAAAGTTTTAGTTGTTGGCGCTGGTCAAATGGGCGGAGGAATTGCACAAGTTTTTGCCCAATCCGGTTTTGAAGTATTGTTATACGATTCATTTGAGGGAGCAGTAGAGAAAAGAATCGACTTCATTACCAGTATTCTAGATAAGGATGTTAAGAAAGAAAAGAAAACTCAAGAAGAAAGAAATAAAGCTCTTGCAAATATCAAAGAATGTAAAGATCTAAGCGAGGCTAGCGATGTAGATGTAGTTGTTGAAGCTATTATTGAAAACTTGGATACCAAGGGTGAACTTTACAAAAATCTTGGCGAAATAGTAAGTGACGATTGTATCATGGCTTCAAATACATCATCTCTTCCAATAACTGAGCTTGCAAGCCGTTATAAGAACCCTGAGAAATTTATCGGTATGCATTTCATGAACCCGGTTCCTGTGATGAAACTTGTAGAAATTATTAGAGGATTACAAACTTCTGATGAAACTTACCAAGTGATTCATGACCTATCTGAAGCTATAGGCAAGGTTCCAGTTGTTTGTAATGACGTTCCTGGATTTATTTCTAACAGGGTTCTTCAAGTTTACATCAATGAAGCAATTTCTTGCCTAAACGAGGGTGTGGCTAGTGCAGAAAATATCGATACAATTATGAAGCTTGCAACTAATAACCCAATGGGTCCACTAGAATTGGCTGACTTCATCGGTCTTGATACTGTTAAGTATATACTTGATGTACTTTATGAAGGATATGGAGATCCAAAATATGCACCAAATCCACTTCTTAAAAACTATGTAAGAGCTGGTTGGTTGGGCAAGAAGACAGGCAAGGGTTTCTACGATTACGAGAATAAATAA
- a CDS encoding CaiB/BaiF CoA transferase family protein translates to MNLLDDLKILDLTTLLPGPYATWQLAEMGAKVTKITAPNRPDLVLEMEPKTENGISANYAWMNHAKDEIVLDLKSEDGVNEVKRLIKEEGYNCIIEQFRPGTMAKFGLSYDEVKEFAPDIIYCSLSGYGQNGPYKDRAGHDINYLALSGVASFSGRKESGPVLYGSQIGDIASSLNAIIGILAAHNKRKENGKAIFIDVGILDSLIPLNSMLGAGSMLDNNNPTRECHWLNGSGIYDFYQTKDGRYISIGSVEGKFFKTLLEVLGHEDWLEEGVTIESAGQYKEQIIEDIKSKTFDQWVQIFKEKDACVEPVLSVTEALVESENTKERSSTQKVKVKGEEILTYANPIKFKN, encoded by the coding sequence ATGAACTTACTAGATGATTTGAAAATTTTGGACTTAACAACACTATTGCCTGGACCATATGCTACCTGGCAACTAGCTGAAATGGGAGCAAAAGTAACAAAAATAACTGCTCCAAACAGACCTGACCTAGTTTTGGAAATGGAACCAAAAACAGAAAATGGTATAAGCGCCAACTACGCATGGATGAACCATGCCAAAGATGAAATAGTCCTAGACCTAAAATCAGAAGATGGGGTCAACGAAGTAAAACGCTTGATAAAAGAAGAAGGTTACAACTGTATCATAGAACAATTTAGACCAGGAACTATGGCAAAATTTGGCCTATCATACGACGAAGTCAAAGAATTTGCCCCAGACATCATCTACTGCTCCCTATCTGGTTACGGACAAAACGGTCCATACAAAGATAGAGCAGGCCACGATATCAACTACCTAGCCCTATCCGGCGTGGCAAGCTTCTCTGGTAGAAAAGAATCTGGCCCAGTCCTATACGGAAGCCAAATCGGAGATATCGCATCATCACTAAACGCCATCATAGGAATCTTAGCAGCCCACAACAAAAGAAAAGAAAATGGCAAGGCTATATTCATAGACGTAGGAATCCTAGACTCACTCATACCACTAAACTCAATGCTAGGCGCTGGATCTATGCTAGATAATAACAATCCTACAAGAGAATGCCACTGGCTAAACGGTAGCGGAATATATGACTTCTACCAAACAAAAGATGGCAGATATATATCCATAGGATCAGTAGAAGGCAAATTCTTCAAAACACTACTAGAAGTCTTAGGACACGAAGATTGGCTAGAAGAAGGAGTCACAATAGAATCAGCTGGCCAATACAAAGAACAAATCATAGAAGATATCAAATCCAAAACATTTGACCAATGGGTCCAAATATTCAAAGAAAAAGACGCCTGCGTAGAACCAGTCCTATCAGTAACAGAAGCCCTGGTAGAAAGTGAAAACACAAAAGAAAGATCATCTACCCAAAAGGTAAAGGTAAAAGGAGAAGAAATCCTAACCTACGCCAATCCGATCAAATTTAAAAACTAA
- a CDS encoding AAA family ATPase, with protein sequence MLVYFEVGGFLSFNEAQMLYFTPSPGARIVNTKYEKNFVIPNSKKIPRVMKSAVLFGDNASGKTNWFYALASFKRIIKNGLERDFDKDFNFDCKNIKFSIGITESVNKRVFEYALEFDKDREIIYEEFICDNNLIFIYENKKLSIGIDLDKKNEIESLFNTVNSTDTFLSKLEDFIPDYIKSFVDTISSVGVVTESPFNEEIKYFPQFRLIDEDEKKVIDFYKKEVIEILSDLDSTIDDFEYTKREAKDKIGYDLVIKRKGHKYDIAYESQGIRKIVNLLIDILGIFDGKTVLIDELDSSIGAKALIRIFNSIINSNKNEKGQLIISSHNLILMDFDSFHASQLYVFSKDSKYQTVIRSIDDYELRYEKKNLPALYLDGSFEVY encoded by the coding sequence ATGCTTGTTTATTTTGAAGTAGGGGGCTTTCTTTCATTCAATGAAGCTCAGATGCTCTATTTTACTCCTAGTCCTGGTGCTAGGATTGTTAATACTAAATATGAAAAAAACTTTGTGATTCCTAACTCCAAAAAGATTCCAAGAGTCATGAAATCAGCTGTATTGTTTGGAGATAATGCTTCAGGTAAGACTAACTGGTTTTATGCTTTGGCATCTTTTAAGAGAATTATTAAAAATGGTTTAGAAAGGGATTTTGATAAGGATTTTAATTTTGATTGTAAAAATATAAAATTTTCGATTGGCATTACAGAATCCGTAAATAAGCGTGTTTTTGAATATGCTCTTGAATTTGATAAAGATAGAGAAATAATTTATGAAGAATTTATTTGTGATAACAATCTAATATTTATATACGAGAATAAAAAACTATCAATTGGTATTGATTTAGATAAAAAAAATGAGATAGAGTCTCTTTTTAATACTGTAAATTCAACAGATACTTTTTTATCAAAATTAGAGGACTTTATACCAGATTATATTAAATCATTTGTTGATACAATCTCTAGCGTAGGTGTTGTAACTGAATCTCCTTTTAATGAAGAAATAAAATACTTTCCTCAATTTAGACTTATAGATGAAGATGAAAAAAAAGTTATAGATTTTTATAAGAAAGAAGTAATAGAAATACTTAGCGACCTTGATTCTACTATAGATGATTTTGAGTATACCAAAAGAGAAGCTAAAGATAAGATTGGCTACGATTTAGTTATTAAGCGTAAAGGCCATAAATACGATATTGCTTATGAGTCCCAAGGAATACGAAAGATTGTAAATTTATTGATTGATATTCTAGGTATTTTTGATGGAAAGACAGTGCTTATTGATGAATTAGATTCATCAATAGGAGCCAAAGCTCTTATTAGAATATTTAATAGCATTATAAATAGCAATAAAAATGAAAAAGGCCAGCTAATTATTTCATCACATAACCTTATTTTAATGGATTTTGATTCTTTTCATGCAAGTCAATTATATGTTTTTTCTAAAGATAGTAAATATCAGACTGTTATAAGGTCTATAGATGATTATGAGCTAAGGTACGAAAAGAAGAATTTACCTGCACTTTATTTAGATGGATCTTTTGAGGTTTATTAG